Proteins co-encoded in one Maylandia zebra isolate NMK-2024a linkage group LG16, Mzebra_GT3a, whole genome shotgun sequence genomic window:
- the pou1f1 gene encoding pituitary-specific positive transcription factor 1: MACQAFGSDSFASLTGDSPLPIIMHHGSTTDCLPTTSHAQSMVAAVSSGLSLGQPSKRSHMHLPTSSLGNALSNTPASLHYPVTPCHYTNQQATYGMMAAQEMLSASISQTRILQTCGVPHPNMVSGANALQGSLTSCLYKFPDHGLSSGSCALSHGFSSLPSALLSTDEAPGGPSGEIKSDSQRKSMRDPEDAPAMDSPQIRELEMFANDFKIRRIKLGYTQTNVGEALAAVHGSEFSQTTICRFENLQLSFKNACKLKAILAKWLDEAELAGALYNDKIGMNERKRKRRTTISLGAKEALEHSFVEKSKPSSQEIARIAKSLHLEKEVVRVWFCNRRQREKRVKTSLNLSSCLTKISPNCIAQMSKTQRAMT, translated from the exons ATGGCCTGTCAGGCATTTGGTAGTGACTCCTTCGCCTCACTGACGGGAGATTCACCCCTGCCTATCATTATGCACCATGGCTCTACCACCGACTGCCTGCCAACCACGTCCCATGCTCAAAGCATGGTCGCTGCAG TGTCATCTGGGCTGTCCCTGGGTCAGCCCTCCAAGCGTTCCCACATGCACCTCCCGACTTCCTCCCTGGGCAATGCTCTCAGCAACACCCCCGCAAGCTTACATTATCCAGTCACCCCCTGTCACTACACAAACCAGCAGGCCACCTATGGCATGATGGCAG cacAGGAGATGCTCTCTGCCAGTATTTCTCAGACTCGTATCTTGCAGACCTGTGGTGTCCCTCACCCTAACATGGTGAGCGGTGCAAATGCATTGCAAG GATCTCTTACTTCTTGCTTGTACAAGTTTCCGGATCATGGCCTAAGCAGCGGCTCTTGTGCATTAAGCCACGGTTTCTCTTCACTGCCCTCGGCCCTTCTTTCAACTGATGAGGCCCCAGGGGGCCCAAGCGGAGAGATAAAAAGTGACAGCCAAAGGAAGAGTATGCGGGACCCAGAGGACGCGCCTGCCATGGATTCACCGCAGATACGAGAGTTGGAGATGTTTGCAAATGACTTCAAAATACGGAGGATCAAACTCG GGTACACTCAGACTAATGTAGGGGAGGCGCTCGCTGCCGTGCATGGTTCAGAGTTCAGCCAGACCACGATCTGCCGTTTTGAAAATTTGCAGCTGAGCTTTAAGAACGCCTGCAAACTCAAGGCCATTCTGGCTAAATGGCTTGATGAAGCTGAGCTGGCGGGTG CTTTGTACAATGACAAAATAGGAATGAATGAACggaagagaaaaaggagaacAACTATCAG CCTTGGAGCTAAGGAGGCCCTTGAGCACAGCTTTGTGGAGAAAAGTAAGCCATCCTCTCAGGAAATAGCCCGGATAGCCAAAAGCCTCCATCTGGAGAAGGAAGTGGTCAGAGTTTGGTTCTGCAACCGACGCCAAAGGGAAAAACGTGTTAAAACCAGCCTTAACCTCAGCTCGTGTTTGACCAAAATCAGTCCGAACTGCATAGCACAGATGAGTAAAACGCAAAGAGCAATGACATAA